The following coding sequences lie in one Flavobacterium sediminis genomic window:
- the pdhA gene encoding pyruvate dehydrogenase (acetyl-transferring) E1 component subunit alpha, translating to MKPITKEVYLKWYEDMQFWRKFEDKLAALYIQQKVRGFLHLYNGQEAVLAGALHAMDLSKDKIITAYRNHVQPIGMGVDPKRVMAELLGKGTGTSQGLGGSMHIFSKEHGFYGGHGIVGGQIPLGAGIAFGDKYFNTGGVTLTYFGDGAARQGSLHETFNMAMNWKLPVVFICENNGYAMGTSVERTANHTDVWKLGLGYEMPCGPVDGMNPIKVAEAMYEAIERARRGDGPTFLEMKTYRYRGHSMSDAQHYRTKEEVEEYKKIDPITQVLEVIKEKDFATEAEIEAIDERVKNLVAECEKFAEDSPYPELNVMYDVVYEQENYPFLPHKL from the coding sequence ATGAAACCGATAACTAAAGAAGTTTACCTTAAGTGGTATGAAGATATGCAGTTCTGGAGAAAGTTTGAAGACAAACTGGCTGCGTTATATATCCAACAAAAAGTAAGAGGATTTCTTCACTTGTATAATGGTCAGGAAGCTGTTTTAGCTGGGGCTTTACATGCGATGGATTTATCAAAAGATAAAATTATTACAGCTTACCGTAATCACGTTCAGCCAATAGGAATGGGAGTTGACCCGAAAAGAGTTATGGCAGAACTTTTAGGAAAAGGTACAGGAACTTCTCAAGGTTTAGGCGGTTCAATGCACATTTTTTCTAAAGAACACGGTTTTTACGGAGGACACGGGATTGTAGGAGGGCAAATTCCGCTAGGAGCAGGAATTGCTTTCGGGGATAAATACTTCAATACAGGAGGTGTAACGCTGACTTACTTCGGAGACGGAGCTGCTCGCCAAGGTTCGCTTCATGAAACATTCAATATGGCAATGAACTGGAAATTACCGGTAGTGTTCATTTGTGAGAACAATGGATACGCAATGGGAACTTCTGTGGAAAGAACTGCTAATCATACAGATGTATGGAAATTAGGTTTAGGGTATGAGATGCCATGCGGACCGGTAGACGGAATGAACCCTATTAAAGTGGCAGAAGCAATGTATGAAGCTATCGAAAGAGCACGTCGCGGAGACGGACCTACTTTCCTTGAAATGAAAACATATCGTTATCGCGGACATTCAATGTCAGATGCTCAACACTACAGAACAAAAGAAGAAGTTGAGGAATACAAAAAAATCGACCCGATCACACAAGTCTTAGAAGTTATTAAAGAAAAAGATTTTGCGACAGAAGCAGAAATCGAGGCTATCGATGAAAGGGTAAAGAATTTAGTAGCAGAATGTGAAAAATTTGCAGAAGATTCACCATATCCGGAACTGAATGTAATGTATGATGTGGTGTACGAACAAGAGAATTATCCATTTTTACCTCATAAATTATAA
- a CDS encoding SDR family NAD(P)-dependent oxidoreductase, whose protein sequence is MKNIIITGTSRGIGYELALLFAESGHQVLAISRKAPKPLMENPNITCLTIDIAKSEELVKVEDFVEKAWDKKIDVLIHNAGSLINKPFENLTALDFQNVYAVNVFAVAELTRICIPFMLNESHVVTISSMGGVQGSMKFPGLAAYSSSKGAVITLSELLAEEYKEKGIAFNVLALGAVNTEMLQEAFPGYEAPLSAQEMADYIFNFALTGNKYFNGKVLQVSSTTP, encoded by the coding sequence ATGAAAAATATAATTATCACGGGAACCTCTCGTGGCATAGGTTATGAATTAGCATTGTTATTTGCCGAATCCGGGCATCAGGTTCTGGCAATATCCAGAAAAGCACCGAAACCTTTAATGGAGAACCCTAATATTACGTGTCTGACAATTGATATTGCTAAATCAGAGGAGTTGGTAAAAGTTGAGGATTTTGTAGAAAAGGCTTGGGATAAAAAGATTGATGTTTTGATTCATAATGCGGGAAGCTTGATCAATAAGCCTTTTGAAAATCTTACGGCTTTGGATTTTCAGAATGTTTATGCTGTAAATGTCTTTGCAGTGGCAGAATTAACAAGGATTTGTATTCCGTTTATGCTGAATGAAAGCCATGTGGTTACGATCAGTTCGATGGGAGGGGTACAAGGAAGTATGAAGTTTCCGGGATTAGCAGCTTATAGTTCCAGTAAAGGAGCCGTGATTACACTTTCTGAGCTTTTGGCTGAAGAATATAAAGAAAAAGGTATAGCCTTTAATGTATTGGCTTTGGGAGCAGTCAATACAGAAATGTTGCAAGAAGCTTTTCCGGGCTATGAAGCGCCGCTATCCGCTCAGGAAATGGCAGATTATATTTTCAATTTTGCCTTAACAGGGAATAAATATTTTAACGGAAAAGTTTTGCAGGTGAGTTCCACTACTCCGTAA
- the gldJ gene encoding gliding motility lipoprotein GldJ: MKIKSMKTLKLLVALSIALGLASCSKNSGTKGGSRATGWKINDKNGGFQYNTKYKKQETPPGMVPVEGGTFTMGKVEDDPMHDWNNTPSQQHVQSFFMDETEVTNLMYTEYLFWLKTVFPPAEENYKNIYSGALPDTLVWRNRLGYNETMTNNYLRHPAYAEYPVVGVNWIQAVEFSKWRTDRVNENILEQNGYLKKDAKIKDVSAESTFSTETYLAAPTKAFGGNEDIVLKKEMNGGRKQVADTAKNVYAQRSSGLILPEYRLPTEAEWEYAAIALVGNREYNLYKGQKKYPWSGQYTRSGKRQYRGDQLANFKQGKGDYGGVAGWSDDGADITNKVKSYPPNDFGLYDMAGNVAEWVADVYRPTVDDEANDFNYYRGNVYMKNKIGEDGTTEVVTTDEITYDTLSNGKIIARNLPGQIAQVPVDDNETYLRTQFSTSDNRNYRDGDRASTRYFDFGVSEDEESEGDDKYRMYESPKHEIQVDSAGTMIKKYDKTNMMEGKRTTLVDDNVRVYKGGSWRDRAYWLDPASRRYFPQDMATDYIGFRCAMSKVGPKSNKKTPRGNPKF; encoded by the coding sequence ATGAAAATTAAGAGTATGAAGACTTTAAAATTGCTAGTTGCATTGTCAATAGCTTTAGGTTTGGCTAGCTGTAGTAAAAACTCTGGTACAAAGGGTGGCTCTAGAGCTACAGGTTGGAAGATTAATGACAAAAACGGCGGATTTCAGTACAACACTAAGTACAAAAAACAAGAAACTCCTCCAGGAATGGTTCCGGTAGAAGGTGGTACATTTACTATGGGTAAAGTGGAAGACGACCCTATGCATGACTGGAACAATACTCCGTCTCAACAACATGTTCAGTCTTTCTTCATGGATGAAACTGAGGTAACTAATTTAATGTATACAGAATACTTATTCTGGTTAAAAACAGTTTTCCCTCCGGCAGAAGAAAATTACAAAAACATTTATTCAGGCGCTTTACCTGATACTTTAGTATGGAGAAACCGTTTAGGTTACAACGAAACCATGACTAACAACTACTTAAGACACCCGGCTTATGCTGAGTACCCTGTTGTAGGTGTTAATTGGATCCAAGCTGTGGAATTCAGCAAATGGAGAACGGATCGTGTAAACGAGAACATTTTAGAACAAAACGGTTATTTGAAAAAAGACGCTAAAATCAAAGACGTTTCTGCAGAATCTACTTTCAGCACTGAAACTTATTTAGCTGCTCCGACCAAAGCTTTCGGAGGTAATGAAGATATCGTATTGAAAAAAGAAATGAACGGAGGTAGAAAACAAGTTGCAGACACTGCAAAAAATGTTTATGCTCAAAGAAGTTCAGGACTTATATTACCTGAATACAGACTTCCAACAGAAGCCGAGTGGGAATATGCTGCAATTGCACTTGTAGGCAACAGAGAATACAACCTTTACAAAGGACAAAAGAAATATCCTTGGAGCGGTCAATATACTCGTTCAGGAAAAAGACAATACAGAGGTGACCAATTGGCTAACTTCAAACAAGGTAAAGGTGATTACGGCGGAGTTGCAGGTTGGTCTGATGACGGTGCCGATATCACAAATAAAGTAAAAAGCTATCCTCCTAATGATTTTGGTTTATATGATATGGCCGGAAACGTTGCAGAATGGGTTGCTGATGTCTACAGACCTACAGTTGATGATGAAGCAAATGACTTCAACTACTACAGAGGTAATGTGTACATGAAAAACAAAATCGGTGAAGACGGAACTACTGAAGTAGTAACAACAGACGAAATTACCTATGATACTTTAAGTAACGGTAAAATCATTGCCAGAAACTTACCGGGACAAATTGCTCAAGTTCCTGTTGATGATAATGAAACTTATTTAAGAACTCAATTCTCTACTTCTGACAACAGAAACTACAGAGACGGTGATAGAGCTTCAACAAGATATTTTGACTTCGGAGTATCTGAAGACGAAGAAAGCGAAGGCGATGACAAATACAGAATGTATGAATCCCCTAAACACGAAATCCAAGTAGACAGCGCTGGTACAATGATTAAAAAGTACGACAAAACTAACATGATGGAAGGAAAACGTACGACTTTAGTTGATGACAACGTAAGAGTTTACAAAGGTGGTTCTTGGAGAGACAGAGCATATTGGTTAGACCCTGCTTCAAGAAGATATTTCCCTCAGGATATGGCAACTGACTACATCGGTTTCAGATGTGCAATGTCTAAAGTTGGACCAAAATCTAACAAAAAAACACCTAGAGGAAATCCTAAATTTTAA
- the porV gene encoding type IX secretion system outer membrane channel protein PorV has translation MKKIAVLLTLFIATHIVQAQERVITTGVPFLLIAADARSAGMGDMGVATSADAYSQQYNPAKYAFSLQKQGFSLSYTPYLSSIANDISLGQLTYYNRINEQSAFAGSLRYFGLGDIQLTNSNGEALNTVSPNEFALDGSYSLKLSDRFSMSVAGRYIRSNLKIADAGTDSSPASSFAVDIAGYYQSEEVAYNDFNGRWRAGFNFQNMGPKINYNNDNLDENANFLPANMRLGAGFDFIFDDYNKVSVTGEITKLLVPTPPADVEPVDSNEDGTIDASEIADANAAYQQAVADYRSQGWVSGIAKSFGDAPGGFSEELREVTWALGAEYWYQDSFALRTGYFHESEQKGARKYFTLGAGFKYNIVKIDVSYLFSASKVRNPLENTLRFSLTFNFGDSYDEL, from the coding sequence ATGAAAAAAATTGCAGTATTATTAACTTTATTCATAGCAACACATATAGTCCAGGCGCAGGAACGTGTTATCACAACAGGTGTCCCCTTTTTGTTAATTGCAGCTGATGCCCGATCAGCAGGTATGGGAGACATGGGTGTAGCAACTTCTGCTGATGCTTATTCACAGCAATATAACCCCGCAAAATATGCTTTCTCTTTGCAAAAGCAAGGGTTTTCATTGAGTTATACACCATACTTGAGTAGTATTGCCAATGATATTTCGTTAGGACAGTTAACATATTACAATAGAATTAATGAGCAGAGTGCTTTTGCAGGATCGCTTCGTTATTTCGGTTTGGGAGATATACAGCTTACAAATAGCAATGGAGAGGCTTTAAATACAGTGAGCCCTAATGAATTTGCTTTAGACGGGTCTTATTCCTTGAAGCTAAGTGATCGTTTTTCCATGTCGGTAGCAGGTCGTTACATTCGTTCAAATCTGAAAATTGCAGATGCGGGAACTGATTCGTCTCCGGCATCAAGTTTTGCGGTAGATATTGCAGGATATTATCAGTCAGAAGAGGTTGCATATAATGATTTCAACGGTAGATGGAGAGCTGGTTTTAATTTCCAGAATATGGGGCCGAAAATCAATTATAACAACGATAATCTCGACGAGAACGCCAATTTTTTACCGGCAAATATGCGTTTAGGAGCTGGTTTTGATTTTATCTTTGACGATTACAATAAAGTGAGTGTAACAGGAGAAATTACAAAGTTATTAGTACCTACACCTCCGGCAGATGTAGAACCAGTTGATTCGAATGAAGACGGTACTATTGATGCTTCTGAGATAGCAGATGCTAATGCGGCTTACCAACAAGCGGTGGCTGATTATCGTTCGCAAGGTTGGGTAAGTGGAATTGCTAAGTCTTTCGGAGATGCACCGGGTGGTTTTTCAGAAGAGTTGAGAGAGGTTACCTGGGCTTTGGGTGCTGAATATTGGTATCAGGATTCATTTGCTTTGAGAACCGGTTATTTTCACGAAAGCGAACAAAAAGGAGCCAGAAAGTATTTTACTTTAGGAGCAGGCTTCAAATATAATATAGTTAAAATTGATGTGTCGTACTTGTTTTCAGCATCGAAAGTTAGAAACCCTTTGGAGAATACTTTGAGATTTTCGTTAACTTTCAATTTCGGTGATTCGTACGATGAATTATAA
- the porU gene encoding type IX secretion system sortase PorU produces MKKIAFLFVFFVLTVRSQSNLTVNLDWDGYHTYTNNEYVFKYPVFKDKSFSLSLTDKTISSVTVFDVGGRVNGNALVINSLVVENVSENELADLDKTKLPLTVNAKLESSSVRDAFKGVFTFSPVFKENGQYKRVKSISFTYTLSTSSERALNYSAVQMSNSVLATGNWYRFYVEKSGVYRIDKSFLQSLGFDTNVDPHNIKIFGNGGRMIPLQNASDYLADLEENAIQFVGENDGVFNDNDYILFYAEGVDVWNDESLTSVNLYADKSYYYVTNSGGTGKRIQQAVEPSGTPTMQFTTFHNTKIYEKDLVNPGKIGRRWFGEDFKLTNSQTFDFNFPNLVTTEPLELKINLASQSYGSSSFEVKANGQSLGNVGFLSLQSGSGIQGYENVFNGSFNSSSSAIAINLTYNNGGVPSSDGFLDYIRIKGVCGLQGYGQQFSFFNEDESSNIGVGAYVLANASGVSQVWDVTDIFNVESYTNNGQNSFSFKVNLGNEKKYIAVVGADFYSPLKETNSTVNNQNLKGDVFKNSQGVFEDIDYLIITPGFLAVQAETLANFHRSNSGLVVKVVRLEHIYQEFGSGKQDIGAIRNFIRYVYDNASSAANRVKYVNLFGDASYDYKDRISNNNNIVPVFHGFNPNTSEVNNSSNFSLYSSFMSDDFYGLMDNGEGQMLSGYDGIDIAVGRMLVSSVAQAQEMVTKLIQYYRIDSYGRWRNNYVIYSDDADDQTDAGLQFDLDQLADDLVAEKPFVNVKKIHTDAYIQEVAAGGERYPDAKEDFLNAFDVGALVFNYYGHGNEEYLARERLFEKLDAQNLKNEYRFPLFITITCEFTRFDDPGKPTGGEYMFWNSEGGAIALIATTRQIGVTTGLIMNNIFNEELYAYGSYDYPTIGEALRLTKLQTGSSNRRVVFCVGDPALQLAIPKPRVVLTEVNDIPVAQALPPFRALDLMKVEGEVVDLNNALIADYNGDVAIQIFDKDIDRSTLGNDGTTDSNGLIIMDFTTLGETIFRGNASVVNGKFEISFVVPQDIRIPLGNGKISFYAKSESPALRDETGYDLSIQVGGVNENAGADTTPPTVALYMNDESFVSGEITNCSPVLIAYLEDEHGINTASGIGHDIVAILDGDEENPYILNDYYETELDDFTKGKVRFPFRDLESGLHTILFKAWDVYNNLITMEIQFNAVCSNDGLQIQRVLNYPNPFVSYTEFWFTHNMPFEPLDVQVQILTITGKLVKTINQQVVTDGFLCRDITWDGRDDFGDKIGKGVYVYKLTVKSTTTGVKKEKYEKLVIL; encoded by the coding sequence ATGAAAAAAATAGCTTTTTTATTCGTTTTTTTTGTTTTAACCGTTAGATCGCAAAGTAATTTGACGGTAAATTTAGATTGGGATGGCTATCATACTTATACAAATAATGAGTATGTATTTAAATATCCGGTTTTCAAAGACAAATCATTTAGCCTATCCTTAACTGATAAAACCATTTCTTCGGTTACGGTTTTTGATGTCGGAGGAAGGGTGAATGGTAATGCTTTGGTTATTAATTCTTTAGTTGTAGAGAATGTGTCGGAGAATGAGTTGGCTGATCTGGATAAAACAAAACTGCCTCTAACTGTAAATGCAAAACTTGAAAGTTCGTCTGTTCGTGATGCTTTTAAGGGAGTGTTTACTTTTTCTCCTGTATTTAAAGAAAACGGACAATATAAAAGGGTAAAATCAATCAGTTTTACTTATACATTATCAACTTCTTCTGAAAGAGCTTTGAATTATTCTGCAGTTCAGATGTCTAATTCTGTGCTTGCCACTGGTAATTGGTATAGGTTTTATGTTGAGAAATCAGGGGTCTATCGAATTGATAAAAGTTTTTTACAGAGTTTAGGGTTTGATACTAATGTAGACCCTCATAATATTAAGATTTTTGGAAACGGAGGAAGAATGATCCCGTTGCAAAACGCATCAGATTATCTGGCTGATCTGGAAGAAAATGCTATTCAGTTCGTTGGTGAAAATGATGGAGTTTTTAATGATAATGATTACATTTTATTTTATGCCGAAGGAGTTGATGTATGGAATGATGAAAGTCTCACTAGTGTAAATCTTTATGCTGATAAATCTTATTACTATGTAACAAATAGTGGTGGAACCGGAAAAAGAATCCAGCAAGCAGTTGAACCGTCAGGAACGCCTACAATGCAGTTTACGACATTTCATAATACTAAGATATATGAAAAAGATCTGGTCAACCCTGGGAAAATAGGAAGAAGATGGTTTGGCGAGGATTTTAAACTGACAAATAGCCAGACATTTGACTTTAATTTTCCTAATTTGGTCACAACAGAACCTTTAGAGCTTAAAATAAATCTGGCTTCACAATCTTATGGGAGTTCGTCTTTTGAAGTTAAAGCTAATGGACAAAGTTTAGGTAATGTAGGCTTTTTGTCTTTGCAGTCCGGTAGTGGAATTCAAGGGTATGAAAATGTGTTCAACGGCTCGTTTAATAGTTCTTCTTCCGCTATTGCAATTAATTTAACATATAATAATGGTGGAGTTCCTTCTTCTGATGGCTTTTTAGATTATATAAGAATAAAAGGAGTTTGTGGATTGCAGGGATATGGGCAGCAATTTTCATTTTTTAATGAAGATGAATCTTCTAATATAGGGGTTGGGGCGTATGTCTTGGCTAATGCTTCTGGAGTATCTCAAGTTTGGGATGTGACGGATATCTTTAATGTGGAATCGTATACGAATAATGGTCAAAATAGTTTTTCATTTAAAGTAAATCTTGGTAATGAAAAAAAATATATTGCGGTGGTTGGAGCTGATTTTTATTCACCTTTAAAAGAGACAAATAGCACTGTAAATAATCAGAATCTTAAAGGAGATGTCTTTAAGAATTCACAAGGTGTTTTTGAGGATATTGACTACTTGATTATAACTCCCGGTTTTTTAGCTGTTCAGGCAGAAACTTTGGCAAATTTTCATCGTTCCAATTCTGGGTTGGTAGTAAAGGTTGTTCGACTTGAACATATTTATCAAGAGTTTGGTTCGGGAAAACAAGATATCGGTGCGATCCGGAATTTTATACGTTATGTATATGATAATGCTTCATCGGCTGCAAATAGGGTTAAATATGTGAATTTATTCGGGGATGCATCTTATGATTATAAAGATAGAATTAGTAATAATAACAATATTGTTCCGGTTTTTCATGGTTTTAATCCGAATACCTCTGAGGTAAATAACAGTTCTAATTTTTCTTTGTACAGTTCGTTTATGTCTGATGATTTTTATGGATTGATGGATAACGGAGAAGGGCAAATGTTATCAGGATATGATGGAATTGATATAGCAGTGGGAAGAATGCTTGTTTCAAGTGTTGCTCAAGCTCAGGAAATGGTTACTAAGCTTATACAGTATTACCGTATAGATTCTTATGGTCGCTGGCGAAATAATTATGTGATCTATTCGGATGATGCGGATGATCAGACAGATGCAGGTTTACAGTTTGACTTGGATCAATTAGCAGATGATCTGGTGGCAGAAAAACCATTCGTAAATGTGAAAAAGATCCATACAGACGCCTATATTCAGGAAGTGGCTGCCGGAGGAGAGCGTTATCCTGATGCTAAAGAGGATTTTTTAAATGCTTTTGATGTGGGAGCCTTGGTTTTTAATTATTACGGACATGGAAATGAGGAGTATTTGGCAAGGGAACGTTTGTTTGAAAAGTTAGACGCTCAAAATTTGAAGAACGAATATAGATTTCCTTTGTTTATAACAATAACCTGTGAGTTTACTCGTTTTGATGATCCGGGGAAACCTACAGGAGGAGAGTATATGTTCTGGAATTCAGAAGGAGGAGCGATAGCATTGATCGCAACGACAAGGCAAATTGGGGTGACCACCGGATTGATAATGAATAATATCTTTAATGAAGAATTATATGCTTATGGCTCTTATGATTATCCTACAATAGGGGAGGCTTTGCGGTTGACAAAACTTCAGACGGGGTCTTCTAACAGGCGAGTAGTTTTTTGTGTGGGAGATCCGGCATTACAATTGGCAATTCCTAAACCAAGAGTGGTCTTAACTGAAGTAAATGATATTCCTGTTGCACAGGCTTTGCCGCCGTTCAGGGCTTTGGATTTGATGAAAGTAGAGGGAGAAGTGGTTGATTTGAATAATGCCCTGATTGCTGATTATAACGGAGATGTAGCAATACAGATCTTTGATAAAGATATTGATAGAAGTACTTTGGGTAATGACGGAACTACAGATAGTAATGGTTTGATAATAATGGACTTTACTACTTTAGGAGAAACGATCTTTAGAGGGAATGCTTCTGTGGTAAATGGTAAATTTGAAATTAGTTTTGTTGTTCCGCAGGATATAAGAATCCCTTTGGGAAATGGTAAAATTAGTTTTTATGCTAAAAGTGAATCACCTGCTCTTCGGGATGAAACAGGTTATGATCTGTCAATTCAAGTTGGAGGAGTAAATGAAAATGCAGGTGCAGATACAACTCCGCCGACCGTTGCTCTCTATATGAATGATGAAAGCTTTGTCTCCGGAGAAATAACAAACTGTTCACCGGTTTTAATTGCCTACCTTGAAGATGAACATGGTATTAATACAGCTAGCGGTATAGGTCACGATATTGTGGCGATCTTAGACGGAGATGAAGAAAATCCGTATATTTTGAATGATTACTACGAAACTGAATTAGATGATTTTACCAAAGGGAAAGTACGTTTTCCGTTTCGAGACCTGGAGTCCGGTTTGCATACCATTCTTTTTAAAGCTTGGGATGTGTACAATAATTTAATTACCATGGAGATTCAGTTTAATGCAGTTTGTTCAAATGACGGATTGCAAATACAAAGAGTGCTGAACTATCCGAATCCGTTTGTGAGTTATACAGAGTTCTGGTTCACTCATAACATGCCGTTTGAACCTTTGGATGTTCAGGTGCAAATTTTAACAATTACCGGAAAGTTGGTAAAAACGATTAATCAGCAAGTGGTAACTGACGGTTTTTTATGTAGAGATATTACTTGGGACGGGAGAGATGATTTCGGAGATAAGATAGGAAAAGGAGTCTATGTTTATAAGCTCACAGTAAAATCAACAACTACCGGAGTGAAAAAGGAAAAATATGAGAAACTTGTAATCCTATAA
- a CDS encoding UDP-N-acetylmuramoyl-tripeptide--D-alanyl-D-alanine ligase, which yields MKIEEIHQIFLTTDGVSTDTRSIKKNTLFIALKGENFDANSFATEALKNGASYVIIDNKEYYIDQRTILVENSLKTLQELAKFHRFYLDTKIIGLTGSNGKTTTKELFNAVLSKKFNTIATIGNLNNHIGVPLTLLRLTKETEIGIIEMGANHQKEIEFLCSIAQPDLGYITNFGKAHLEGFGGVEGVIKGKSELFDYLKANQKIALINLDDSIQEEKSKTLNNFTFSNQLTHANVFFEAIEADPFAKVTFNDTIIQSNLIGIYNATNICAAIAIGTYFNISTSEIKEAIETYTPDNNRSQIIEKNSNKIVLDAYNANPSSMQAALTNFFQLEENNKTAILGDMFELGFESFEEHQKIINFCKEQQNIHFFFVGEEFFKHKINSEHFYFFKGFEDLSQYLQKLSFSNQLILIKGSRGMKLERVLDFI from the coding sequence ATGAAAATAGAAGAAATCCACCAAATATTCCTTACTACTGACGGGGTAAGCACCGATACTCGCTCTATTAAAAAAAACACGCTTTTTATCGCTTTAAAGGGAGAAAATTTTGATGCCAATTCTTTTGCTACAGAAGCCCTAAAAAATGGTGCTTCTTACGTTATTATAGACAACAAAGAGTACTACATAGACCAAAGAACTATTCTTGTTGAAAATAGTCTGAAAACGCTTCAAGAATTAGCAAAATTTCATCGGTTTTATTTAGACACTAAAATTATAGGACTTACCGGTAGCAACGGAAAGACTACAACTAAAGAATTATTCAACGCAGTATTGTCTAAAAAATTCAATACTATAGCTACCATAGGAAATCTGAACAATCACATAGGTGTTCCTTTAACATTGCTTCGCCTGACAAAAGAAACTGAGATAGGAATAATAGAAATGGGTGCAAACCATCAAAAAGAAATTGAATTTCTATGTTCTATAGCGCAACCGGATTTAGGCTATATCACAAATTTCGGAAAGGCACATTTAGAAGGATTTGGCGGAGTTGAAGGTGTCATCAAAGGAAAAAGTGAACTTTTCGATTATTTAAAAGCTAATCAAAAGATTGCTTTAATCAATTTGGATGACAGCATTCAGGAAGAAAAAAGCAAAACACTCAACAATTTTACTTTTTCAAATCAGTTAACTCACGCAAATGTCTTTTTTGAAGCCATTGAAGCCGATCCATTTGCTAAAGTCACGTTTAACGACACCATAATCCAATCTAATCTGATTGGTATCTATAACGCTACAAATATTTGTGCTGCAATTGCAATTGGAACATATTTTAACATTTCTACTTCAGAAATTAAAGAAGCTATCGAAACCTATACACCTGACAATAATCGCTCGCAGATCATTGAAAAAAATAGTAACAAGATTGTTTTAGACGCTTACAATGCTAATCCAAGTAGCATGCAGGCCGCTCTGACTAATTTTTTTCAACTGGAAGAAAACAATAAGACAGCTATCTTAGGGGATATGTTTGAATTGGGGTTTGAAAGTTTTGAAGAACACCAAAAAATCATAAACTTCTGCAAAGAACAGCAAAACATTCATTTTTTCTTTGTGGGTGAAGAATTCTTTAAGCATAAAATCAATTCTGAACACTTTTATTTTTTTAAAGGTTTTGAAGACTTATCTCAATATTTACAGAAGCTTTCTTTTTCAAACCAACTTATTTTGATAAAAGGTTCCAGAGGAATGAAATTAGAACGAGTTTTAGATTTTATTTAG
- a CDS encoding cytidine deaminase: MKQISITSDFTVFTSIDELEALDRELMEKAHEVRKIAYAPYSKFQVGVALLLDNGKVVTGTNQENAAYPSGLCAERVAVFYAGANYPDAVIQKIFISASPQDKELADPIPPCGACRQSIAEYEVKQSAGIEIFFMGAIGEIYKSDSLKNLLPLLFDKKYL, encoded by the coding sequence ATGAAACAAATTTCAATTACATCTGATTTTACGGTTTTCACTTCTATTGATGAATTGGAAGCATTAGACCGAGAGCTAATGGAAAAAGCTCATGAGGTAAGAAAAATTGCGTATGCACCCTATTCTAAGTTTCAGGTTGGTGTTGCGTTGCTTTTGGATAACGGAAAAGTGGTAACAGGAACTAATCAGGAAAATGCGGCTTATCCGTCAGGATTGTGTGCGGAAAGAGTAGCTGTTTTTTATGCCGGAGCTAATTACCCTGATGCAGTGATACAAAAGATCTTTATCTCAGCTTCGCCACAAGATAAAGAACTGGCAGATCCAATACCGCCCTGTGGTGCCTGTCGTCAATCAATAGCCGAGTATGAGGTCAAACAAAGTGCCGGAATTGAAATTTTCTTTATGGGAGCAATAGGGGAAATATATAAATCTGATTCGTTAAAGAATTTATTGCCATTACTTTTCGATAAAAAATACCTATAA